The genomic window TTTTTCATTCAGTTATATATTTAAAGGATTATTACTAGTATAGAGAAATCGGATGATTTTATAAGTTGACCTGCCTTCTGCAGCATTTCAgtctttcttattattttaatatttatgccTTGACTTTCATATTTTCTAAGGAGACAGCCATGCCTCTCTCCATTCTATCCttatatatcttatatttttatctttccttaGCATCACTCACGTCTTTAAACTCCATTTCAAAAATAGCGGAGAGAGTGGATATCTTTGACTTATTCCTGATCCTAAAGAGAAAGCATCTGAAGTTTCTTCACTTAGTATACAATTTGCTAGTTTTGTGCTAGCCGTTTTTTTCTAACTAATAAAGTTCTCTTTAGTGTCATGCTGCAAAAAGTTCGTTTTCTAAAATCTTAAAAAGCAGTTGAACTTTAGAAAACATTCTTCTGTCTTGGTTGATATAattatgattttctctttttagtttattcatgtGATGAATCACTTAGTAGATTTTCTGATACTGGACTATCCTTGTAATTCACAGGAATAAATTAACATCACTTGATCATGACATACAGTTTTAATACACCTTTGGATTTAATAAGTTGTATTTcattatggatttttttcctgctgggaaagttttattttgtaTAGTTCAAGACTGGACAATTTCCTGAGTTAAAGAGAGCAAATAAGCTGTTCTCAATCACCATTTCGATTCAATCTAGTTTACCATTGTTCTTGAGCAGACTTCCCTTCTAAATGAGTAACACAAAATATAAATCCAAATTCATTTATGTAAGTACAACTAAAGCAAATTTAAATCTGTATGTATGAGTGAAGTGGACCTATAATTCTCTTTTATTGAAACATTCTTACCTGGTTTTTATATCAGGATTACAATAGCCTGATAAACCAGCTGgacaattttcatatttttttctattttttgaagatCATGTGTAAGAGTCCAACCATTTATTCCTTAAAATTTCAGTAGCGATCACTCATAAATCTTCTGGAGCTGATGATTTTAATGAGGGAAGGCTTTGGACTCTTACTCAATTTCTGCAAATGTATAGGGCCCATATTTCTTCCTTCTCCAGGTTtggaattttacatttttctagaaatatatttatttcatgtaCTGTTTcatatttattaacttatatttttcttaatattcttcttaatttttaaatgtcccTTATCTCTGTGGCTATTTCCTAATTTTCACATTGTCTTTTGTTTATTGGTATCTTCCCTTTGTTTCTATCATGTTAGTCTTTAACAGTAATCTGATTTTGGTTTAATAAGCATGTTTTTCCTCAATAAGTTTcttgataaatatatttatttctgtaagtttccTTCAAAGTACTGTTTTAGATTCAAAATGTGATGACTGACTTTCAAGTTACTTACTTCTCACTCTTTCTTAATTCCTGATTTCTGATTAAACAAAAGATGATGTAATAATATACTTAGTCTCCAAACATATGGGAATTGAAAAGCCATTTTTCACTTGTTGACTTTTCATTTGCACTGTATGAATCTATAATTTGGGATTAATGCCCTAAAGCAGGTCAATTTTTGGAAAACTCATGTGTACGCTGGATAAATGTTTATTCTCTGTTTGTTGAGGAGACCAACTGTATCAACGGCTTGTGTTTCAATATTATTAATTACATTGTCTATATTTCTGAAGTATTTGTTAAAGTTTCTGgcaattgtttatatatattattggtttattatttctttttactatCCATCTCACTGAAGTTATGCTGATAATTACTTATTTAATGTTTTGGGAGATATTATAGATAGATTTATGATATTATATTTACGCTGATTGCTACAATGTTGTTTTTACCAgtatagcataattttttttgccCCTTAGTATGTATCCATAATTACTTATTTCCCTATGCATTTAAAGAGAACATTTTCTTTcatatccaaagaaaaaattaataatcatTCTTTAATATAATTCAAAGCTAGTCCATAACAAAACTTTCCTCATTGTCTTAAGATCCTCTGTACCTGGTTTATCTAGTCAGAATCCAATCTGGTATACTATATTGTATTTGATTGTAGTGTCCCTTGAACCTCTCTTCATCCTTTTCATGACCCTTGTTTGTTGATGAACCCACATCAACAGTCTCATGGAATAGTTTAATTTCTGGATTTGTCTAATTGCTATTCTATAGTGTTCTTTAGCTTGTTCTTCCAGCCACTCTGTACAGTGATTATACTTTTTTCCaaacaaatgtattttatttatattttttattatcctttttgaTATTTTTGATATCCTTTCACTCTGGTTCTGTCATTCTTTGACTGTAATTTGATTTCTCAGTGAAAATTTCCTTTCTTGCTGGCACTAGGTATTCTAGGCTTGTTTTCATGCCCATACAGGAATCAACCCTTTCTCCAGAGAACCCTGGTTCCTCTTAGTGGCATATGTTATTGGAGACATTAAAATCATCACCTTAAATTCCATTATGACTGTTATTAGGAGTACTAGCTAAACTTTCATGTTTATTTGCCCAACTTTTATTGTCCATCCTTTAATTTTCCAGACTTTCTGTTAAGTATCTTCAGAATAGTAAATTCATCATGTGGAATGTAAGATGGCAAAAATGAGTACTAATACAGCAGTattacaataaatgtaaatgggttaagTAAGGCATAAAAGACAAAGGTACTCAGAAAAGACATTTTAAGATCTAAGGTCCAAATATGCCTTCTAATATCAACAAACTATTCGAGAGCATCTGACCCTGATAATCATAAACCTGTCTTTTTAACTCTAAACATGGATCCTCTTCTTTATTTCAGTCACATTTAATAAAAACTCAATCAGTAGCATAATTCTCTCTTAGGCACTTAAtgtatctttttatctttatcaCTATGCTGAGTGGTGACTTAAACAAGTAATATAttgatctcatttcatctttgagATAAAAGTGGTAAGAACTATCATTATTTACTCCATTttgtaaatgaggaaacagaTTAAGAGGTGTTAGACAAGTCATCCAAGAACACAGAGCTCCTAAGTTGCCATTTAATGTCTGTTTAGAGCTTATGATTTAACAATGTAAATGCATTGTGTTTATAATCGCAACAGATGCACCTGGCTGGTCAGAACCATAGTGCCTTCTCTGAATTTATCCTCGTTGGCTTCTCAAACTTCCCTCCACAGTCTCTACCAGCTTTATTCCTGTTGTACCTGCTGATGTACTTATTCACACTGCtggggaacctgctcatcatggTTACTATCTGGACTGATCATAGACTCCACACGCCCATGTACCTCTTCCTATGTGCCCTGTCCATCTCTGAGATTCTATTCACTGTTGTCATCACCCCACGCATGCTGGTTGGACTGCTGTCCACACAACACTCCATCACTTTCATGGCCTGTGCCAGCCAGATGTTCTTCTCCTTCACATTCGGGTACACCCACTCCTTCCTGCTCATGATCATGGGCTATGACCGCTACGTGGCCATCTGCCACCCACTGCACTACAATGTGCTCATGAGTCCCGGTGGCTGTGCCAGACTTACAGCCTGGGCTTGGGTGGGTGGCACAGTCATGGGAATAATGGTCACATCAATAGTTTTCCACCTCACCTTCTGTGGGTCCAATGAGATCCACCATTTTATCTGCCATGTGCTTTCCCTCTTGAAGCTGGCCTGTGGGGATGAGACATCCTCTGCCACCATGGGTGTCATCTTGGTGTGTGTGACAGCTCTGATGGGCTGTTTATTCCTCATTGTCCTCTCATATGTCTTCATTGTGGCTGTCGTCTTTAAGATCCCCTCAGTGGAGGGCCGGCACAAGACCTTCTCCACATGTGTCTCCCACCTCACTGTGGTGGTTGTGCATTATGGCTTTGCCTCCATCATCTACCTGAAACCCAAGGGCCCCCAATCCATGGACAGTAGCACCCTGATGGCCACCACCTATACGGTCTTCACCCCCTTCCTGAGCCCCATCATCTTCAGCCTCAGGAACAAGGAGTTGAAGATGGCCATcagtaaaactttccacagaaAAATCTGCTCCCAAATCTCCTAAATGGGAGTTTGGAGGTGAGGACATATGATAGAAGGGCTAGGGGTTGCTGTGAGTATCTACATACAACAGTTGTAAGAATTCATGTGAGTGAAAATACTCACAGTCAGTAGATGTTCAACAACACTATTTGTTTCCTTCTTCTGCCCTTGATCTAAGTGGGGCTCCCTCTTGCTTAGGTCCAAATTTTCATGGCCTGGTGAGATAAATTCCATCCTATCATCTATGTTTAAGAATATGCTATGTACCTGCAGACGGGTGAGGACATACATGGACATGTCGGTCCACTCATGCGCATAGTCCTCTTGAATGAGCAAGCGAGACATTactcctccccccaaaataaCAATAGCAATAATGGCAAAAGGGCAATCATAACCATGAAGAAAACCAAACTTTGTACTTGTTCTATGTATCAATCACTGTGTTCAGTGTTTCATAAATACTGCCTTTTAGTTTTAGCCAATGAATATATAAACTATTTGCCTCAGAGAAAATGGTTTACTGTTTATATTTCCTCACTGCTTTTGGGAGGTATGGATCTTAAGGAGTATCTATATATTGAAAGCAATTGAGTCAGGGATGCTAAGAAGCAAACTGGAGAACAAGGAGTGAAGGAAGTGCTAGAGTGAGAGTGCAAATGTAGTATAGTGAGAAGAGGATGCTCTAAATTGATCTGTACAGGAATGGGGATAAATGGATTTGAAGCAAAacctgggaaggggaggaggtagGAAAAGGAAGGTAGGGGGATGGAAGAAAGAGTTTGGAAAGAAGCCTGGAGGAAGGGATCACCAAGCAAGGAATGAAGGCAGCCTCTAGAAGTTGGAAaatgcaaggaaacagattctcccctacagCCTCCTGAAGGATGTagccctgccagcaccttgacTTTACCACGGTGAAAATACTtgcagacttctggcctctggaactgTATGAGAATaaagtgtgttgttttaagtaCCAAGGTTGTGCTTTTTTATTACAGCAACTACAGGAAATAAAAACCTGAATTAGTGTGAAATAGAATTGTTCTTAAATGTTAAATGTTACTAAGTTAGCATCAAGCACGATCCTTGGACTCTGTTTAGAAAACACGAGGAAGTTGAGGCTGTCACAAAGAATGTTGAGCATCCTTGTGATCCATCAGCAATAGTTGTGTCCCAGTAGGACGGCTCCAAGATGGCGGCTCATCACTATCAATACATTCAGGATAAATGTCATTGTATAATAGTTAGAGTACCCATTGTAGCTCATGAGATGTGTTCATCACTCAATTAACAGTAGCTGAGTAGTAACTGGTAGACATGCAAGATTTTTGCAGTGTGAACTTTGAAAACTTGGAAGAGATGCTGAAGATACTGAGCGCTCTGTGCTATAATAATAAAGACATGTATATGAACTTCTGAATTCATCAGAGAGAAAGACGAGTTGCAGGGGGTCAATGTGATAGAAAACTTAAACAGAGGAAATAATACCAGTAATTGGAAGGTATGGAACTTGTCTCTTGTTATTTGAAAAGTGACATTTTTTTCAAGGCTTCCTTTTCTTTGGGGGTATGTGTTCACACTTAGAAAAACCAAACAatgtatcatttaataaaatttatgttATAGTCTTATAAACAGTGACCATTCCTACATGCAGATAAagtggaaatttctttccctgcCAATGTAAAACAGAAAGAGGTCACCAAGAGTTAATCAATACGGCAAAGAGCCAAAAAGAGGGATGGCTCTGGGGAAATCAGCCATTCCCCATTTTGGTAGTCATAGATAACTGGCCCCCAGGCTCTGTGTTTCTGGCCACTGTGGATTTCCCACCCCTCAATCCTGGTCTGCATTGCTAATCATCCCATCTCTCATTCTCCATTGCTTATTTCCACTGTCTAatttttcccattcattgctAATGGCCCCCTTGGTGCCCACATGTTATGGAGCCACCAAGGCAATACCAGAGCTCAGCAATATAATTAATGGGCTATATCCCAGGGATGAGCTCTTGACTGGGAGGTCTCTAAACCTCAGAGCTTGCTCCCTGTTCACCTGCCACGGCAGCGATTTGGGGCATGGTTTATAGATCCTAATAACCTGGAGGTAACACCAACCTGAAGAACTgagttctgttttctttattcttttcccaCTTTTCCTGGGAGCCGGACGCTGTGGGTTTTGAGTTCAAGCTCAGTTCCCTTACTGTGCCTATCACATGGCTATCTCCAAACCCTCTACTTGTACCCAGATGAGAATGACCTCTCTATTTAAAAGCAGCATCCCATGGCATCCCAttcccttttaatattttattgtgaaaAGCAACATTTACAGAGAAAAGAAACCAATTTAGTCTTAAGTAAATACTTTAGACTGAACCCCAAATAGCTATCTCCCAAGTCAAGAATCAGAACATCGAAGTCATACCAACCCCTTTCCAATCCCACTGCCCTCATCAAAGAAAGACTCCCTGCCTTGACCTTTGGAatgatgttttcctatattgCTCTAGAAAATTTCATTTCTAGATGTCCTTAAAGGATACAGTATATCATTTTTTCACCTGTGCCTGAGCTTCATATACATTGAATAATACtaaatactctttttttccttgcttcttttgttcgatattttttgttctttgtatCATTTACACTTCGCATTGTATTTAACTGTGCTTTGTTTGTTCAGTGTTATATCACTCCCATTGTATCATTATATCACAGTTCAATCCTCTGTTGCTGGGTTCCATGCTATGTTTTCATGAAGTTATATTGTAGCTATTTGGGCTTTTGTATTCTTAgtgaatttttctctttttaaacccACAATGAGTGTTTTCTCCTACATTTGGTTTCTCAAATactttgaggtataatttacacacagaaagatatatattttttattgtatagcTTGATGACTTTTGACATTTGTGTAGCCACTACTTCAATCatgatataaaatgcatccaactACCAGAAATTTCCCTTGACCTCAGTCAGACCCCTTGTTCCATAATCTTATATGAATGGAATCTCATAGTTTTAAAATCTTGTATATgggcttcttttgctcagcataatATCGGTAagattttacatatttttgcAGTTCACCTGTAATTCATTACTCTTTGTTGTCAAATAGTATtactttgaataaatatttcacaattgGTTTATCTTCTTTATGCTTAAGTCTTTGACCAATTTGTAAATTGTATTGTTTGTCTTAtctttgggtttttaaaaatctctaacaTGATTCTTTTGCAGAtatctatttttcaaatattttccccaggTTTTGGcttggcttttcattttcttattagtgCGTTTAAGGGAccagaagattttaattttgcaaaagcctaatttatcaaatttttcaTAGCTGTGTTTTTTTGTCTATTCTAACAAATCTTTGCCTACTCCTGGGTCACAAAGATTTCCTTctgaaagttttataattttagtccCTACGTTTCAGATTATGGtatattttgaattgatttttgtgaatGATTGGGATGGGAGTCAATAtgcatttattttgcatttacatCCAGTTGTTTcaataccatttattgaacagactATCCATTCTCACATTGAATTATCTTGGTgatttgtcaaaaattaattggcctTCTATGTGTGTCTGTTTTGTTCTATTGCTTTATATTTCTCTCCTTTAGCCAATTCCACAGTTTTCTTTCCCATTCCCATAGCATTATAGAAATACTGAGGTCAAACAGTAGAAGTCCTTTAActtgattcttctttttaaaagtagcTTTGGGTGTTACAAGTTGTTTGAAAtcccatatacattttagaattattttagaTAATCTTGTCAATTTCTATCAAATAACGACAGCCTGATTTGATTGGAACTGTGTAGAATccatagatcaatttggggagaaaggACATCTTTGCAATAACAGGCATTATTTCAGCCAATAAATGCCCCTCAATTTATGTagattttaaggttttttttctctGCACTGTTTTGAAGTTTTGAGTGTAGAAATCTTGTGCCTCTTTTGCTAAATTTCTTAATGGTCCTTTATTTTTATGATGttattgaattgattttttttccaattgtttATTGGTGGTATATGACAATctacttgatttttatatataagtCTTATGTCTTCTGACTTACTGAATTCCTTTAGGAGTTCAAGTAGCTGTTCTGTCAATTTCTTAGGATTTTCCCTGTAGACAACCACATAATCTGTGAACAATATCTCCACAACTATTCCAAATAATGTATGGATTTTACCATGACTTAGGTTTGGGAAGCTCGATGTCTCTTTCCATACTATAGCTATCCATTATTTTAGTTCTGTGTTTTATATCTCCTACAAGTAGACTCCATTGCTTCCATTATGTATATAAAAGAAGTGCCTAGATTTGCCTAAATACTTaccatttatttactattttatttcttgcatttcaGAATGTTCTTTTAGAAGACTTTCCTTCCTGAAGCACACCTTTTTAGAACTTCTGTTGGTGGCAGCTAACTCCACCTTTGTTTTCCTGCGAATGTCTTACTTTTGCCATTATTCTTAAATGACAGTTTCTTTAgaggttattttctttttttttttttttttaatttttttattttttattgactttgtaataatattacattaaaaatatatatgtgaggtcccattcaaccccacccccccaccccccctctccccccccccccaacaacactcgttcccaccatcatgacacatccattggatttggtaagtacatctttgggcacctctgcacctcatatacattggttcacatcatggcccatactctcctctattccatcaagtaggccctgtgaggatttacaatgtccggtgattacctctgaagcaccatccagggcagctccatgtcccgaagacgcctccacctctcatctcttcctgcctttccccataccctttgtccattatgtccacttttcccaatccaatgccacctcttctatgtggacactggattggttgtgtccattgcacctctatgtcaagaggaggctcagattccacctggatgctggatgcaatcctcccattttcagttgtaatcactctaggctccatggtgtggtggttgtccttcttcacctccatcttagctgagtgtggtaagtccaatagatcagattgtaggtgctggagtctgttgaggctcaggatctggctatcacattgtcagtccagagattcaaatcccctaaatatatcttaaaccccaacattaactgcacctccagcacattagcatgaaagtcttatgaagggagatcccatctgagtccagattcatcacacacataaacaccatttccaaagaggggccatctgccctggtagttaaccccatcggccatgaccatagctCCCATGGGTGGAGGTTATTTTCTATCAGTAATTTTTCGCTGTTATTTCACTAGGTTTAGCCTGTCCGATGTTCCTACTGAATTTCAGCATTCTCGGCAAGAGGACATGGTTTTCAAATCCACGGGACCACTTGCCTTGGTGAATGGTCAAGAAGGGGCCCTCTCAGGGTCCCAGTGCCCTGATGGAGCTGCCGGCCTCGCGCGCCGCGCATTCTGCAACCCAAGCAGGCTCCGCGGAGGGGCCTCTGGGATCCCACTCCTGGGGAATTCACCCGAGGATATAAAGCCTCCCTCCCCGCACACTGCCGGCCAGGGCGCATGCGCCAGAGGCCACCGCCGGTCCAGCTGAAGGGCGGGCCAGCGTCCGCGAGCAGGGCTGGGGGGCTTCTGGTTCCAGGGGAGGTGGTACCAAGAGGCGCACAGCCTGGGGCGCGAGGGCGGGCGGGTGGAGACGCCAGTGGGAGCACAGGGAAGCCCAGGCTGGAGGGGGGAGTGGAGAGGAGCCCTGCAGCCCAGGCCACCGTGCCCAGGGGCTCCTGGTCTACTGCTcaggcagccccctgccccgcGGGAGTCGTGGACTCACAGTCCCGGCGGCACAATCGCTACCGAGTGGTGCGCGGTCTCTGCACCAGGTTGGGGGCAGCGAGTGCGCCTGTGCTGCCCCCACGTGCGCTCCTGTGTAGGTGTGAGTCTGTCTGAATCTCCAAGAGCTGTGGAACAAAGGACCACAAACCAGGAGGCTCAAAGCCTTGTAAACGGATTCTCTCCCAGTTCTGCAAGAtccaagtccaaaatcaagtgtACGCAGGGCCATTCAGGAGGTCCTTTCCCTGgcctcctccagcttctgggACCCCCATCATTTCCTGGCTTGTGGTGCATCACCCCAACCTGCCTGGACTTCACCTGCCTTCTCCTCTGTATGCTCTTCTTGTAAGGAGATGGGTTGGACTTAGGGTCTTCTCTGCCATGTGACCTCATCTCCATCCTTATCGTCACACCTGCATAGACCCTAATTCCAAAGGTCATCTTCTGAGGTTCCGTGTGGACATGAATTTGGGGTTACCCTATTCACCCCACTTTGGTGCCCTTGCATACGGGGCTGCTCAGGTGCCCCTGACTTGTCTTAATTCTGGTCCCCTGATATGCACTCAGTGGTGTGTGTGGACGAGGAGGTGCATCTGTGTCCAGCCAACCATTCTCTCGGTGTCCTTGTGTTTATTTCAGAGTCTGAGGGCTTGTGTGTCTCGCTCTGCTTAAGCGTGTGGCATGGTGCACAAGTGTGTGTTGGCATGTgctcctgtgtgtgtgtattgccAGGGGCCATCAGGGGACCTGTGTGTGGAGAGACATAATAAAAAGTGCACGTGCTGGAAATGCCCTTGAGGAGAAAGGGCATATTTATGGGGGTGAACTGTATCCCCTCAGGTTCTATGCCCTGCCCTGTGCACCTGAGCTTATTAGGtttagggtctttgcagatggagCAACTTTAAAATGTGGTCGTATTTGGGTAGGGCAGATCCCATAACAGATGTCCTCAGAATAAGAGGAGAAttgcagacagacagacacagaagagaaggccACGTGATGACAGAGGTAGCCACTGAAGCCCCTGGATTGCCAACAATCAGCAGAAGCTGAGAAGGGGCCAGGAAGGGTTCTCCCCTGCAGACTTTGATCTCTGGCTCCAGATCCATGAGATGATAAATTTCTGTGTTTGTAAGCCCTCCAAGTTCGAGGTTCTTTGTTATAGTGCCCCAGGGAACTATGAGAGGCACCAAGGCTGGGCCCTGGGAGCCGGCCTGAGCATGCCCTGTCCTGGGCTCTGGGGGAGGTGGTCCACGTCCCCTCCCCCAGGAGGTCCCATGATCTTGGATGTACCTGGAGACCCATGCCAAGGGGTTGTTTTTCAAAGGGTGGGACAGAGCAATTTCCAGAAGGAATGAAGGAGCCGAGGG from Dasypus novemcinctus isolate mDasNov1 unplaced genomic scaffold, mDasNov1.1.hap2 scaffold_124, whole genome shotgun sequence includes these protein-coding regions:
- the LOC101438254 gene encoding olfactory receptor 10H3-like, whose product is MHLAGQNHSAFSEFILVGFSNFPPQSLPALFLLYLLMYLFTLLGNLLIMVTIWTDHRLHTPMYLFLCALSISEILFTVVITPRMLVGLLSTQHSITFMACASQMFFSFTFGYTHSFLLMIMGYDRYVAICHPLHYNVLMSPGGCARLTAWAWVGGTVMGIMVTSIVFHLTFCGSNEIHHFICHVLSLLKLACGDETSSATMGVILVCVTALMGCLFLIVLSYVFIVAVVFKIPSVEGRHKTFSTCVSHLTVVVVHYGFASIIYLKPKGPQSMDSSTLMATTYTVFTPFLSPIIFSLRNKELKMAISKTFHRKICSQIS